The Haloplanus sp. GDY1 genomic sequence CAACGGCCGGGAACGCCTTAGTGTTCAGTGAGACGACCGTCCGACGGCTGTCAGACGTAGACGTCGTCGGCGTCCAGGTCCCGCTCCTCGCGGTACTGGTCGACGAACGTCGCCACGTCGAACTCGAGCATCCGTCGTTCGAACTCCTGGATCGTGTCGTCGTCCTCGGCGTGGCTGACCGCGTGCTCCATCAGTTCGATCACGAGTTCGACGACGACTTCGTGGAGGCGACGGGCGTCGAACTCCGTCACCCACAGCAGCGCGTAGCCGACGTCACCCTCCTCGCTGAGGTCCGCCGTCGCCACCTTCGCCGGGAACTCCTCGAGGACGACCCCGAGCAGGTGGGGCGTGTCGAACTCCGGCATCTCCTCGCTGGTCGTCTCGACCGTCTCCCGCAACACCTCGACCAGGAACTCCGGCAGGAACCGCTCCGGTGGGTGGACGTCCATCACGACGGCGTGCGCGTCGCCACAGGGGCACTCGAACTCCCGCATCCCCAGGTCGAACTCCGTGACGGGAACGGACTCCCCGCAGGGGAGGTCGATCTCGCGCGTGTCGCCGGGGACTCCCGGGTTCGTCATACGTCCGGTTGCGCCCTCGCCCGGTTAAACGTCGCGCTCCTCACCGCTCGGCCGTCACCCACAACACGGGCCCCACGACCAGCAGGACGATGCCGAGAAAC encodes the following:
- a CDS encoding DUF5815 family protein — protein: MTNPGVPGDTREIDLPCGESVPVTEFDLGMREFECPCGDAHAVVMDVHPPERFLPEFLVEVLRETVETTSEEMPEFDTPHLLGVVLEEFPAKVATADLSEEGDVGYALLWVTEFDARRLHEVVVELVIELMEHAVSHAEDDDTIQEFERRMLEFDVATFVDQYREERDLDADDVYV